In a genomic window of Pseudoxanthomonas sp. Root65:
- a CDS encoding sulfate ABC transporter substrate-binding protein → MKPTIRRHIRNTLLAFGLTLATAAGAKDIKLLNVSYDPTREFYREFNAAFAADWQKTKGQKASIETSHGGSGKQARSVIDGLEADVVTLALAYDVDSIAQRAKLFPANWQSRLPENSAPYTSTIVFLVRKGNPKKIRDWHDLVKPGISVITPNPKTSGGARWNYLAAWAYGLKIFKGDEAKTRNFVRGLFRNVPVLDTGARGSTTTFVQRGIGDVLLAWENEAFLSIEELGPDKFDIVVPSLSILAEPPVALVDRNVDKHGTREAAQAYLKYLYSPTGQRLAAKHYYRPRYPQHAAAEDIARFPKLELVTIDGIFGSWAKAQATHFADGGVFDQIQAK, encoded by the coding sequence ATGAAACCCACTATCCGACGTCACATCCGCAACACACTTCTCGCCTTCGGCCTGACCTTGGCCACGGCCGCGGGCGCCAAGGACATCAAGCTGCTCAACGTGTCGTACGATCCGACACGCGAGTTCTACCGCGAGTTCAATGCCGCGTTCGCCGCCGATTGGCAGAAGACCAAGGGGCAGAAGGCCAGCATCGAAACCTCGCACGGCGGTTCCGGCAAGCAGGCGCGCTCGGTCATCGATGGCCTGGAAGCCGATGTGGTGACGCTTGCGCTGGCCTACGATGTCGATTCGATCGCCCAGCGCGCCAAGCTGTTCCCGGCCAACTGGCAGTCGCGCCTGCCGGAGAACAGCGCGCCGTACACCTCGACCATCGTCTTCCTGGTGCGCAAGGGCAATCCGAAGAAAATCCGCGACTGGCACGATCTGGTGAAGCCGGGCATCTCGGTCATCACGCCGAATCCCAAGACCTCGGGCGGCGCGCGCTGGAACTATCTGGCGGCCTGGGCCTATGGCCTGAAGATCTTCAAGGGCGACGAGGCGAAGACGCGCAACTTCGTGCGTGGACTGTTCCGCAACGTGCCGGTGCTCGATACGGGGGCGCGCGGCTCGACCACGACGTTCGTCCAGCGTGGCATCGGCGACGTGCTGCTGGCGTGGGAGAACGAGGCCTTCCTGTCGATCGAGGAACTGGGACCGGACAAGTTCGACATCGTGGTGCCCTCGCTGTCGATCCTGGCCGAGCCGCCGGTGGCGCTGGTGGACCGCAACGTGGACAAGCACGGCACGCGCGAGGCGGCGCAGGCCTACCTGAAGTACCTGTACTCACCGACAGGCCAGCGCTTGGCGGCCAAGCACTACTACCGCCCGCGCTATCCGCAACACGCGGCGGCGGAAGACATCGCGCGCTTTCCCAAGCTGGAACTGGTGACGATCGACGGCATCTTCGGTTCGTGGGCAAAGGCGCAGGCCACGCACTTCGCCGACGGCGGCGTGTTCGATCAGATCCAGGCGAAGTAA
- the cysT gene encoding sulfate ABC transporter permease subunit CysT — protein MAAVQPWAGRTRARRVLPGFGLSLGYTLAWLGLIVLIPLVGVFVKASGLGLAGIWAIWSEPRVLAALRISFGTALAAAAFNAVMGTLVAWVFVRYRFPGKRVFDAMIDLPFALPTAVAGIALTALYGPTGWIGQWLETAGIKVAYTPLGITVALVFIGLPFVVRVVQPVLAEIESELEEAAATLGASRWQTVRHVVLPTLWPAVLAGFALAFARGVGEYGSVIFIAGNLPGVSEIAPLLITIKLEEFDYEGATAIAAAMLLLSFALLLLINTLQARLQRTGKRAGG, from the coding sequence GTGGCGGCAGTGCAACCGTGGGCGGGAAGGACGCGTGCAAGACGCGTCCTTCCCGGTTTCGGCCTCAGCCTGGGCTATACGCTGGCCTGGCTGGGACTGATCGTGTTGATTCCGCTGGTCGGCGTCTTCGTCAAGGCCAGTGGACTGGGGCTGGCCGGCATCTGGGCTATCTGGAGCGAGCCGCGCGTGCTGGCGGCGCTGCGGATCAGCTTCGGTACCGCGCTTGCCGCCGCCGCGTTCAATGCCGTGATGGGCACATTGGTGGCGTGGGTGTTCGTGCGTTACCGCTTCCCGGGCAAGCGCGTGTTCGACGCGATGATCGACCTGCCGTTCGCCTTGCCCACGGCCGTGGCCGGTATCGCGTTGACGGCGCTGTACGGACCGACTGGCTGGATCGGGCAATGGCTTGAAACGGCCGGCATCAAGGTTGCGTACACGCCGCTCGGCATCACCGTGGCGCTGGTGTTCATCGGCCTGCCGTTCGTGGTGCGCGTGGTCCAGCCCGTGCTGGCGGAGATCGAGAGCGAACTGGAAGAAGCGGCCGCGACGCTCGGCGCGAGCCGATGGCAGACCGTGCGCCATGTCGTGCTGCCGACGCTATGGCCGGCGGTGCTGGCCGGCTTCGCGCTGGCCTTTGCGCGCGGCGTGGGCGAGTACGGGTCGGTGATCTTCATCGCCGGCAACCTGCCGGGCGTGTCCGAGATCGCGCCGCTGCTGATCACGATCAAGCTGGAGGAATTCGATTACGAAGGCGCCACGGCGATCGCGGCGGCGATGCTGCTGCTGTCGTTCGCGCTGCTGCTGCTGATCAACACCCTGCAGGCGCGATTGCAGCGCACCGGCAAGCGGGCGGGGGGCTAA
- the cysW gene encoding sulfate ABC transporter permease subunit CysW, translated as MGDAISAVIAIPPESSAVEAPVRPVRRHAATTEPVWVQVLLVLGALGFLLSFLLLPLALVFVEALRGGWTAFVAAVSETDALAAVQLTLLVTAIVVPLNLVFGVAAAWAVSKHTFRGKRWLVTLIDLPFAVSPVVAGLIYVLIFGAQGWAYSLIDEGWHLTLPLLGDLHLQLPKIIFALPGIVLATIFVTFPFIARELMPLMEQQGTDEELAALSLGASGWQTFWRVTLPNIRWALLYGVLLCSARALGEFGAVSVVSGHIRGRTNTLPLHVEILYNEYAYSAAFAAASLLALTALVTLVLKTWLEWRHGEALAANHRH; from the coding sequence ATGGGCGACGCTATCTCCGCCGTCATCGCCATTCCTCCGGAGTCGTCCGCCGTGGAAGCGCCCGTCCGTCCCGTCCGCCGGCATGCCGCCACCACCGAACCCGTCTGGGTACAGGTGCTGTTGGTGCTGGGTGCGCTGGGCTTCCTGCTGTCGTTCCTCCTGCTGCCGCTGGCGCTGGTGTTCGTCGAAGCGCTGCGTGGCGGCTGGACGGCGTTCGTGGCCGCGGTGAGCGAAACGGACGCGCTGGCGGCGGTGCAGCTGACGTTGCTGGTGACCGCGATCGTCGTGCCGCTCAACCTCGTCTTCGGCGTGGCGGCGGCGTGGGCGGTCAGCAAGCACACGTTCCGCGGCAAGCGCTGGCTGGTCACGCTGATCGACCTGCCGTTCGCAGTGTCGCCGGTGGTGGCGGGCCTGATCTACGTGCTGATCTTCGGCGCGCAGGGCTGGGCGTACTCGCTGATCGACGAAGGCTGGCATCTCACCTTGCCACTGCTGGGTGATCTGCACCTGCAGTTGCCTAAGATCATCTTCGCGCTGCCGGGCATCGTGCTGGCGACGATCTTCGTGACCTTCCCGTTCATCGCGCGCGAGTTGATGCCGCTGATGGAGCAGCAGGGGACGGACGAGGAGCTGGCAGCGCTCAGTCTGGGCGCCAGCGGCTGGCAGACGTTCTGGCGGGTGACGCTGCCGAACATCCGCTGGGCGCTGCTGTACGGTGTACTGCTGTGCAGTGCGCGCGCACTCGGCGAGTTCGGCGCAGTGTCGGTGGTGTCGGGCCACATCCGCGGCCGCACCAACACGCTGCCGTTGCACGTGGAGATCCTCTACAACGAGTACGCGTACAGCGCGGCCTTCGCGGCGGCTTCGCTGCTGGCGCTGACCGCGCTGGTCACGCTGGTGCTGAAGACCTGGCTGGAATGGCGCCACGGTGAAGCGCTGGCCGCCAACCATCGGCACTGA
- a CDS encoding sulfate/molybdate ABC transporter ATP-binding protein, whose translation MTIRIEHLGKRFGDFAALDDVSLEIRQGELMALLGPSGSGKTTLLRVIAGLEHADRGRVLFDGEDATRLSVQARRAGFVFQHYALFRHLTVEENIAFGLRVRRGRDRVPDATIRARVTELLSLVQLEGFGARYPAQLSGGQRQRVALARALAIEPRVLLLDEPFGALDAQVRRDLRRWLRELHDRTGLTTVFVTHDQEEALELADRVAILNRGRIEQLASPADAYDAPASPFVYSFVGAVNRVPGRWEAGALHVAGLPLQPRGDAGDGEAEVYVRPEDLHLVDASGLPAWPATIIDAQRTGPRLRLRARLADSGAEVDVDLPADREGPATLPGQPVRLAPKRFGWFPRNGAPAPA comes from the coding sequence ATGACGATCAGGATTGAACATCTCGGCAAGCGGTTTGGCGACTTCGCGGCGCTGGATGACGTTTCGCTGGAGATCCGCCAGGGCGAACTGATGGCCCTGCTAGGGCCCTCGGGCTCGGGCAAGACCACGCTGCTGCGCGTGATCGCCGGCCTGGAACATGCCGACCGCGGACGCGTGCTGTTCGATGGCGAGGACGCGACCCGCCTCAGCGTGCAAGCGCGGCGCGCCGGTTTCGTGTTCCAGCACTATGCGTTGTTCCGCCATCTGACGGTGGAGGAGAACATCGCCTTCGGCCTGCGTGTACGCAGGGGCCGCGATCGCGTGCCCGATGCGACGATCCGTGCACGCGTGACGGAACTGCTTTCGCTGGTGCAGCTGGAGGGCTTCGGTGCGCGCTATCCGGCGCAACTGTCCGGCGGCCAGCGCCAGCGCGTGGCGCTGGCACGCGCCCTGGCCATCGAGCCGCGCGTGCTGCTGCTGGACGAACCCTTCGGCGCGCTCGACGCGCAGGTACGCCGCGACCTGCGCCGCTGGCTGCGCGAGTTGCACGACCGTACCGGCCTGACCACGGTCTTCGTCACCCACGACCAGGAAGAAGCGCTGGAACTCGCCGACCGCGTGGCCATCCTCAACCGCGGACGCATCGAGCAGCTGGCCAGTCCCGCCGATGCCTACGATGCGCCCGCATCACCGTTCGTCTATTCGTTCGTGGGCGCGGTGAACCGGGTGCCCGGCCGGTGGGAAGCCGGGGCGCTGCATGTCGCGGGCCTGCCCTTGCAGCCGCGTGGCGACGCGGGCGATGGCGAGGCGGAGGTCTACGTGCGGCCCGAGGATCTGCATCTGGTGGACGCGTCGGGTCTGCCCGCGTGGCCGGCCACGATCATCGATGCGCAGCGGACGGGGCCGCGCCTGCGGTTGCGCGCCCGGCTGGCGGACAGTGGGGCAGAGGTCGACGTGGACCTCCCCGCCGACCGCGAGGGGCCCGCGACGCTACCCGGACAGCCGGTACGCTTGGCACCAAAACGGTTCGGATGGTTTCCCCGCAACGGTGCGCCGGCACCAGCATGA
- a CDS encoding TorF family putative porin, with the protein MKPVKLATALATALLLALPMSAFAQDAEEEESPISWSLTATSDYVFRGVSQSDEDPTAQAGITYTSPIGLYAGIWGSGVDFGTNKPDFEVDYFVGYNVDLSEQVNFDVMLNRYTYPDAAGGNFVELITKTSFFDNYSATVAYTDDFFGLDEESFYYALGASYDLPRDFSVALNVGHTTISEKLAYDDYTDYGVTFSKSFGAVTASLGYVGTDSHGETNFGNWAEDRVVFSLSVGN; encoded by the coding sequence ATGAAGCCCGTCAAACTCGCCACCGCCCTCGCCACCGCCCTGCTGCTGGCCCTGCCCATGTCCGCCTTCGCGCAGGACGCCGAGGAAGAAGAGTCCCCCATCAGCTGGTCATTGACCGCCACGTCCGATTACGTGTTCCGCGGCGTGTCGCAGAGCGACGAGGATCCCACCGCACAGGCCGGCATCACCTACACCTCGCCCATTGGCTTGTACGCGGGCATCTGGGGATCGGGTGTCGACTTCGGTACCAACAAGCCGGATTTCGAAGTCGACTACTTCGTCGGCTACAACGTCGACCTGAGCGAGCAGGTCAACTTCGACGTGATGCTCAATCGCTACACCTATCCGGATGCGGCCGGCGGCAACTTCGTCGAACTGATCACCAAGACCTCGTTCTTCGACAACTACAGCGCCACGGTCGCCTACACGGACGATTTCTTCGGGCTGGACGAAGAGAGCTTCTATTACGCGTTGGGTGCGTCGTACGACCTGCCGAGGGATTTCTCCGTGGCGCTCAACGTGGGCCACACCACCATCAGCGAGAAGCTGGCGTACGACGACTACACCGACTACGGCGTCACGTTCAGCAAGTCGTTCGGCGCGGTGACGGCCTCCCTCGGTTATGTCGGTACCGACAGCCACGGTGAGACGAATTTCGGCAACTGGGCCGAGGACCGCGTGGTGTTCTCGCTCAGCGTCGGCAACTGA
- the tdh gene encoding L-threonine 3-dehydrogenase: MAQTMKALVKREAGKGIWMEELPVPQPGPNEVLVKLEKTAICGTDLHIYLWDEWSQRTITPGLTIGHEFVGRIAQLGSAVTGYDVGQRVSAEGHIVCGHCRNCRGGRQHLCPNTVGIGVNRNGAFAEYMVMPASNLWPIPDQIPSELAAFFDPYGNATHCALEFDVVGEDVLITGAGPIGIIAAGICKHIGARNVVVTDVNDFRLKLAADMGATRVVNVANTSLKDVMADLHMEGFDVGLEMSGNPRAFNDMLDCMYHGGKIAMLGIMPRGAGCDWDKIIFKGLTVQGIYGRKMYETWYKMTQLVLGGFPLGKVLTHQLPIDDFQKGFDLMEQGKAGKVVLSWN; this comes from the coding sequence ATGGCACAGACGATGAAGGCGCTGGTGAAGCGCGAGGCCGGCAAAGGCATCTGGATGGAGGAACTGCCCGTCCCGCAGCCCGGCCCCAACGAGGTGCTGGTCAAGCTGGAGAAAACCGCCATCTGCGGCACCGACCTGCACATCTACCTGTGGGACGAGTGGAGCCAGCGCACCATCACGCCCGGTCTGACCATCGGCCACGAGTTCGTCGGCCGCATCGCCCAGTTGGGCTCGGCGGTGACCGGTTACGACGTGGGCCAGCGCGTTTCCGCCGAAGGCCATATCGTTTGCGGCCATTGCCGCAACTGCCGTGGCGGTCGCCAGCACCTGTGCCCCAATACCGTGGGCATCGGCGTGAACCGCAACGGCGCCTTCGCCGAGTACATGGTGATGCCGGCCAGCAACCTGTGGCCGATCCCGGACCAGATCCCGTCCGAACTGGCCGCGTTCTTCGACCCGTACGGCAATGCGACGCACTGCGCCCTGGAGTTCGATGTGGTCGGCGAGGACGTGCTGATCACCGGCGCCGGCCCCATCGGCATCATCGCCGCCGGCATCTGCAAGCACATCGGTGCGCGGAACGTGGTGGTCACCGACGTCAACGACTTCCGCCTGAAGCTGGCCGCCGACATGGGCGCCACCCGCGTGGTCAACGTGGCCAACACGTCGCTGAAGGACGTGATGGCCGACCTGCACATGGAAGGTTTCGACGTGGGCCTGGAAATGAGCGGCAACCCGCGCGCGTTCAACGACATGCTCGACTGCATGTACCACGGCGGCAAGATCGCGATGCTCGGCATCATGCCCAGGGGCGCCGGCTGCGACTGGGACAAGATCATCTTCAAGGGTCTCACCGTGCAGGGCATCTACGGCCGCAAGATGTACGAGACCTGGTACAAGATGACGCAACTGGTGCTGGGCGGTTTCCCGCTGGGCAAGGTACTGACCCACCAGCTGCCGATCGACGACTTCCAGAAGGGCTTCGACCTGATGGAACAGGGCAAGGCCGGCAAGGTGGTGTTGAGCTGGAACTGA
- a CDS encoding S46 family peptidase, with product MRPNLLAAAIAVPLSLLAAQIAHAGEGMWVPQQLPEIAGPLKKAGLKLSPQQLSDLTGNPMGAVVALGGCTASFVSPNGLVVTNHHCAYGAIQLNSTAENNLIKNGFNAPATTDEVSAGPNARVFVLDEITDVTKDAQAAIASAGNDPLARTKALEAFEKKLIADCEADAGFRCRLYSFSGGNTYRLFKNLEIKDVRLAYAPPGSVGKYGGDIDNWMWPRHTGDFAFYRAYVGKDGKPAAFSKDNVPYRPKHWLQFADKPLGEGDFVMVAGYPGSTNRYALAAEFDNTAAWTYPTIARHYKQQIAMVQEAGKKNADIQVKYAATMASWNNTSKNYDGQLEGFKRIDAAGQKQREEAAVLAWLKGQGAKGQPALDAHAKLLALLEQNKTTRERDLTLAMFNNTAMVGSATQLYRLAIEREKPNAERESGYQERDLPAIEGAQKQLERRYVAAMDRQLQEYWLNQYITLPANQRVAAVDTWLGGNDAAAVKRALDRLAGTQLGSTDERLKWFAADRKAFEASKDPAIQYAVAVMPTLLQLEQERKTRAGENLAARPVYLQALADYKKSQGEFVYPDANLSLRITFGNVMGYAPKDGVEYTPFTTLEGVVAKETGEDPFDSPKALLDAVAAKRYGGLEDKRLGSVPVNYLSDLDITGGNSGSPVLDAHGKLIGLAFDGNWESVSSNWVFDPKMTRMIAVDGRYLRWIMQEVYPAPQLLTEMGVGK from the coding sequence ATGCGTCCGAACCTGCTCGCCGCCGCCATCGCGGTTCCGTTGTCCCTGCTCGCCGCCCAGATCGCTCATGCCGGCGAGGGCATGTGGGTGCCGCAACAGCTTCCCGAAATCGCCGGACCGCTGAAGAAGGCCGGCCTGAAACTGTCGCCGCAGCAGCTGTCGGACCTGACCGGCAACCCGATGGGCGCGGTGGTGGCGCTGGGCGGCTGCACGGCCAGCTTCGTCTCGCCGAACGGCCTGGTGGTCACCAACCATCACTGCGCCTACGGGGCGATCCAGCTGAATTCGACCGCCGAGAACAACCTCATCAAGAACGGCTTCAACGCGCCGGCCACGACCGATGAAGTCAGTGCCGGGCCGAATGCGCGCGTGTTCGTGCTGGACGAGATCACCGACGTCACCAAGGACGCGCAGGCGGCCATCGCCTCGGCCGGCAATGACCCACTCGCGCGCACGAAGGCACTGGAGGCCTTCGAGAAGAAGCTGATCGCCGACTGCGAGGCCGATGCGGGCTTCCGCTGCCGCCTCTACAGCTTCTCCGGCGGCAACACCTACCGCCTGTTCAAGAACCTGGAGATCAAGGACGTGCGCCTGGCGTACGCCCCGCCGGGCAGCGTGGGCAAGTACGGTGGCGACATCGACAACTGGATGTGGCCGCGCCACACCGGCGATTTCGCGTTCTACCGCGCGTACGTCGGCAAGGACGGCAAGCCGGCCGCCTTCTCGAAGGACAACGTGCCGTACCGGCCCAAGCACTGGCTGCAGTTCGCCGACAAGCCGCTGGGCGAGGGTGATTTCGTGATGGTCGCCGGCTACCCGGGCTCGACCAACCGCTATGCGCTGGCGGCCGAATTCGACAACACCGCCGCGTGGACGTATCCGACCATCGCACGCCACTACAAGCAGCAGATCGCGATGGTGCAGGAGGCCGGCAAGAAGAACGCCGACATCCAGGTGAAGTACGCCGCGACCATGGCGAGTTGGAACAACACCAGCAAGAACTACGACGGGCAGCTGGAGGGCTTCAAGCGCATCGACGCCGCAGGCCAGAAGCAGCGCGAGGAAGCTGCCGTGCTGGCATGGTTGAAGGGGCAGGGCGCCAAGGGCCAGCCGGCGCTGGACGCCCACGCCAAGCTGCTGGCGCTGCTCGAACAGAACAAGACCACGCGCGAGCGCGACCTGACCCTGGCGATGTTCAACAACACCGCGATGGTGGGCTCGGCCACGCAGCTGTACCGCCTGGCGATCGAGCGCGAGAAGCCGAATGCCGAACGCGAATCCGGTTACCAGGAGCGCGACCTGCCCGCCATCGAGGGCGCGCAGAAGCAGCTCGAGCGTCGCTACGTGGCGGCGATGGATCGTCAGCTGCAGGAGTACTGGTTGAACCAGTACATCACGCTGCCCGCCAACCAGCGTGTCGCCGCCGTCGACACGTGGCTGGGCGGCAACGATGCCGCCGCGGTGAAGCGTGCGCTGGATCGCCTTGCCGGTACCCAGCTCGGCAGCACCGACGAGCGTCTGAAGTGGTTCGCCGCCGACCGCAAGGCCTTCGAGGCAAGCAAGGACCCGGCCATCCAGTACGCCGTGGCGGTGATGCCGACGCTGCTGCAACTGGAGCAGGAGCGCAAGACGCGTGCCGGCGAGAACCTGGCCGCGCGCCCGGTCTACCTGCAGGCACTGGCGGACTACAAGAAGAGCCAGGGCGAGTTCGTCTATCCGGACGCCAACCTGTCGCTGCGCATCACCTTCGGCAACGTGATGGGCTACGCGCCGAAGGACGGCGTGGAGTACACGCCGTTCACCACGCTGGAAGGTGTGGTCGCCAAGGAGACCGGCGAGGATCCGTTCGACTCGCCGAAGGCGCTGCTCGACGCGGTGGCGGCCAAGCGCTATGGCGGACTGGAAGACAAGCGCCTGGGGTCGGTGCCGGTGAACTACCTGTCGGACCTGGACATCACCGGCGGCAATTCCGGCTCGCCGGTGCTGGATGCGCACGGCAAGCTGATCGGCTTGGCCTTCGACGGCAACTGGGAGTCGGTGAGCTCCAACTGGGTGTTCGATCCGAAGATGACTCGCATGATCGCCGTGGACGGGCGTTACCTGCGCTGGATCATGCAGGAGGTCTATCCGGCGCCGCAGCTGCTGACGGAAATGGGCGTCGGCAAGTAA